The sequence AAACGTTGGCCGAGAACTCTCGGCGCATCTGCTCGGCGCCCATCTTCTCGGTTACATCCAAGATCAGCAGGACAACTCCCCTCACCTTTCGATCCACCCAGACGGGATTGGCCATCAACTGATACTGCCGCCCCGCTATCGCCAGGGCAGCTTCCCCACTGACCCCGCGATAGGCCTTTTCTAGAGCCACCTGCATCTCTACCCCTCGATAAAGCGTTAAGATCGGCCGATTGAGATAATCCCTGCCCTTCACTCGGAAAATCCGCAGGGCACTTTGATTCATCGACATGATTACAGCCTTGGCGTTGAGGACCACCAAACCCTCCCGGATGTTCTCGGCAATGGCCAAGAACTCTTCCCGCTTTTCCTGAAGCTCACTGATCTGCTGACTGATCTGGACGTTCTGCTTCACAATACGGGTCACCAAGGGGGACAGTTCATCGTAAACATCGGTTCGTAAGGGGTTTTTCAGATCTAGAGCATTAATCGGAGCAACTATTCTTCTGGTCTGCCATCGGGCTAGGAATCGGGCCAAGAGGAAGGTCACCACGGCAACCAGCAGCATAGAGGGCACGGAGCGAGACAGTGCCGAATACACACTGCCCGAGGTACTGGCAACCCGCAATACCTGGCCGTTCTCCAGCCACCGGGCATAGTAGTAGGTTTGGGTGATGAGGGTGTCCGACAACCGGGTGGCTTCCCCCTCGCCCCTTTGCAGAGCAGCGGAGATTTCAGGACGGCCGCGGTGGTTTTCCATTGTTTCCACGGGAACCTGGCTGTCAAAGAGGACGGTACCATCGGCAGCGACTAGGGTAATCCTGTGGGTGTCTGCGATATCCGCGACCAAAGCCAGGTATTCTACTCCGTCTAGGTTCAGTCCCGCCACCAGGTAGGCCGACAGATCCTGGATGTCCTGCTTCAGGTCCGCGAAGGAGTGACGATACATCACCAGGGAGACTAAGAATGAGGAGAGCAAAATAGTTACCAGAACCAGCAAACTCATGCTGGCCAATATTTTCTGTCTCATTTGGCGTCACCAAACCGGTAGCCAACGCCCCGCACCGTGGCAATGGCCTGACCACAGTCTCCTAGTTTTTGCCTCAGTGAACGGATGTGAACGTCAACGGTGCGGGTTTCACCGTCAAAGTCGTATCCCCAGATGGTCTCCAGGATTTTGTCCCGGGTCAGCACAATCCCTTCGTTTTCCATCAGGTAGCGCAAGAGCTCAAACTCTTTGAAGGTGAGGGTTACCGGTTCACCCTCTGCCGTCACCCGGTAGCGTTCCACGTCTAAGGTAATCCCGTGACTGGCCAGCTCTGTGGTATCAGCCTTGGGAGCAGCCCGCCGCAATACGGCTTTGATCCGGGAGATAAGCTCCATCATCCCAAAGGGCTTGGCGATGTAATCATCGGCCCCGCTGTCGAGGCCGATGACCTTGTCGTATTCCGTTCCCTTGGCAGTGAGCATGATCACCGGCAAGTCCTGGGTCCGAGCGGAAGCCCGTAACTTCTTCAAAATGGTGAGCCCGTCTTCATCGG comes from Bacillota bacterium and encodes:
- a CDS encoding PAS domain-containing sensor histidine kinase, producing MRQKILASMSLLVLVTILLSSFLVSLVMYRHSFADLKQDIQDLSAYLVAGLNLDGVEYLALVADIADTHRITLVAADGTVLFDSQVPVETMENHRGRPEISAALQRGEGEATRLSDTLITQTYYYARWLENGQVLRVASTSGSVYSALSRSVPSMLLVAVVTFLLARFLARWQTRRIVAPINALDLKNPLRTDVYDELSPLVTRIVKQNVQISQQISELQEKREEFLAIAENIREGLVVLNAKAVIMSMNQSALRIFRVKGRDYLNRPILTLYRGVEMQVALEKAYRGVSGEAALAIAGRQYQLMANPVWVDRKVRGVVLLILDVTEKMGAEQMRREFSANVSHELKTPLTSISGYAEIMMNGLVKPQDVTKVAEKIYMEARHLIALVEDIIKLSRLDENVELSREEVDLLQVAREVAAKLQPLAEERDVTISITGDSATVHGLRHTIEAMLFNLCENAIKYNREKGRVDVSVYHTLNEVVVEVADTGIGIPYEHQERVFERFYRVDRSHSKSTGGTGLGLSIVKRGALYHDAKVQLTSEPGEGTTVTLRFPKNS
- a CDS encoding response regulator transcription factor — protein: MIYCVEDDTNIRELVVYTLETTGFSAQGFPDGKSFFQALNQELPELVLLDIMLPDEDGLTILKKLRASARTQDLPVIMLTAKGTEYDKVIGLDSGADDYIAKPFGMMELISRIKAVLRRAAPKADTTELASHGITLDVERYRVTAEGEPVTLTFKEFELLRYLMENEGIVLTRDKILETIWGYDFDGETRTVDVHIRSLRQKLGDCGQAIATVRGVGYRFGDAK